One Mycteria americana isolate JAX WOST 10 ecotype Jacksonville Zoo and Gardens unplaced genomic scaffold, USCA_MyAme_1.0 Scaffold_39, whole genome shotgun sequence genomic window carries:
- the LOC142403574 gene encoding scavenger receptor cysteine-rich type 1 protein M130-like — protein MAVASLLSPGSAGFASLRLVGGGSRCDGRVEILQRGTWGRVLDDQWDVQKANVVCRQLQCGQAEAAYNPPKPERGTGPVGLRGVRCTGNETKLTLCNTSLPESALAEGVAEDVGVICWGSRRVRLVNGSGRCAGRVEIYYQGSWGTICDDDWDLADAAVVCHQLGCGGAVEAASSARFGEGSGQIWLDGVTCSGDEAALWDCPARPWGQHDCGHKEDAGVICSEFLALRLQNSDGCSGRLQVFYNGTWGSICSNSMTLSTVSLACKELGCGDRGSLERRLPYGKVSGPAWLDNVQCGEKTSSFWQCPSTAWDPQSCEDLRDEIHITCDAPPRTAASTTRPGNWSSCLRLGIPGARL, from the exons atggctgtggcatctctgctctccccaggctcagccggctttgcatccctgcggctggtgggtggagggagccggtgcgacgggcgagtggagatcttgcagcgcgggacgtggggcagagtcctggatgaccagtgggacgtgcagaaggccaacgtggtgtgccggcagctgcagtgcggacaggcagaggcagcctacaaccccccaaagcCTGAGCGAGGGACAggccccgtagggctgcgaggggtccggtgcacagggaatgagaccaagctgaccctctgcaacacctccctgcccgagagtgcactggcggaaggggttgcagaggacgtgggagtcatttgctggg ggagccggcgggtccgtctggtgaacgggtctgggcgctgcgccgggagagtggagatctactaccagggcagctgggggaccatctgcgatgacgactgggacctggctgatgctgctgtcgtttgccaccagctgggctgtggaggggcagtggaggcggccagctctgctcggtttggggaaggctctgggcagatctggctggatggcgtgacctgctctggggacgaagctgctctctgggactgccctgccaggccctgggggcagcacgactgcgggcacaaagaggatgcgggagtcatctgctcag agttcctggccctcaggctgcagaacagcgacggctgctccgggcgcctgcaggttttctacaacgggacgtgggggagcatttgctccaactcgatgactctcagcacggtgtcgctggcatgcaaggagctgggctgcggggacagaggatccctggaaagacgcctgccctatggcaaggtgtctggccctgcgtggctggataatgtgcagtgtggggagaaaaccagctccttctggcagtgtcctTCCACTGCCTGGGACCCGCAGTCATGTGAAGACCTGCGAGATGAGATCCACATCACCTGCGATG ctccacccaggacagcagccTCCACAACCCGACCAGGTAACTGgtcctcttgcctgaggctgggtatccctggggccaggctgtga
- the LOC142403575 gene encoding olfactory receptor 14C36-like, with amino-acid sequence MSNASSITEFLLLAFADTRELQLLHFWLFLGIYLAALLGNGLIITTVACDHHFHTPMYFFLLNLSLLDLGSISTTVPKAMANSLWDTRAISYRGCVAQVFLFVFFISAEYFLLTVMAYDRYIAICKPLHYRTLLGSRACVHMAAAAWGSGFLYVLMHTANIFLIPLCKGNAVEQFFCEFPQILKLCCSDVYLREFRLLVFSAFVFLGCFVFIVLSYVQIFRAVLRIPSEQGRHKAFSTCLPHLAVVSLFLITALFACLKPPSISSPSLNLVVAGLYSMVPPAVNPLIYSLRNQELKVAVWKLMTECFPKTVVCPSSSTDGS; translated from the coding sequence ATGTCCaatgccagctccatcactgaattcctcctcctggcatttgcagacacacgggagctgcagctcttgcacttctggctcttcctgggcatctacctggctgccctcctgggcaacggtctcatcatcaccaccgtagcctgtgaccaccacttccacacccccatgtacttcttcctcctcaacctctccctccttgacctgggctccatctccaccactgtccccaaagccatggccaattccctgtgggacaccagggccatctcctacagAGGATGTGttgcacaggtctttctgtttgtctttttcatttcagctgagtattttcttctcactgtcatggcctatgaccgctacattgccatctgcaagcccctgcactacaggaccctcctgggcagcagagcttgtgtccacatggcagcagctgcctggggcagtggtttcctctatgttCTGATGCACACtgccaatatatttttaataccactctgcaagggcaatgctgtggagcagttcttctgtgaatttccccagatcctcaagctctgctgctcagaTGTCTACCTCAGGGAATTTCGACTTcttgtgttcagtgcttttgtctttttggggtgttttgttttcattgtgctgtcctatgtgcagatcttcagggctgtgctgaggatcccctctgagcagggacggcacaaagccttttccacgtgcctcccgcacctggctgtggtctctctgTTTTTGATCACTGCCTTGTTTGCCTGCCTgaagcctccctccatctcctccccatccctgaatctAGTGGTTGCTGGTCTGTACTCGAtggtgcctccagcagtcaaccccctcatctacagcttgaggaaccaggagctcaaggtaGCAGTCTGGAAACTGATGactgaatgttttccaaaaactGTAGTGTGTCCATCTTCTTCAACAGATGGCTCATAA
- the LOC142403576 gene encoding LOW QUALITY PROTEIN: olfactory receptor 10A7-like (The sequence of the model RefSeq protein was modified relative to this genomic sequence to represent the inferred CDS: substituted 1 base at 1 genomic stop codon) translates to MEKEEWDNRTSPVEFLLLALCNVPKLQMPLFLLSLITYMGTMFVNILIVVLLVADQHLHTPMLVFLGNFSSVQMCCTSRILPRLLASLLSRDRALSAQGCMTQLFFFGSFAGTECYLLATTSSDRYLAICQPLLYASLMNRKLCLQLVAGSWLAGLLMSTIVTRLFFKSQCCGPNASDHFFCDFAPLLELACSDSTMLRLVTFIICFLDVVFPFVFTLASYICIIAAILRIPATTGRQKAFSTCSSHLIVVTLFYGTLIVVXMIPRTASLRQLKEVLSFFYTILMLIVNPLLYSLRNREVKGALGNALRKTVACIESSY, encoded by the coding sequence atggagaaagaggaatgggaCAACCGGACATCACCAGTGGAGTTCCTCCTGCTGGCACTGTGTAATGTCCCCAAGCTTCAgatgcctctctttctcctctctctcatcaCCTACATGGGGACCATGTTTGTTAACATCCTCATtgttgtgctgctggtggcagatcAGCACCTTCACACTCCCATGTTGGTCTTCCTGGGGAATTTCTCCAGTGTGCAAATGTGCTGTACCTCCAGAatcctgcccaggctgctggccagcCTCCTAAGCAGGGACAGAGCCCTTTCTGCTCAAGGCTGCATGAcacagctctttttctttggcagttttgcaGGTACCGAGTGTTACCTGCTGGCCACCACGTCCTCTGATCGGTACTTGGCCATATGTCAACCCCTGCTCTACGCAAGCCTCATGAACCGGAAActctgtctccagctggtggctggctctTGGCTAGCAGGATTACTGATGTCTACCATAGTCACCAGGCTATTTTTCAAGTCACAGTGCTGTGGTCCCAATGCAAgtgatcatttcttctgtgattttgccccATTGCTAGAGCTTGCCTGCAGTGACAGCACCATGCTGAGACTGGTTACTTTCATCATCTGCTTTCTGGATGTAGTCTTCCCATTTGTATTCACATTGGCATCCTATATCTGCATCATAGCTGCGATCCTGAGGATCCCAGCCACCACGGGGAGgcagaaggccttctccacctgctcctctcaccttATCGTGGTGACTCTTTTCTATGGTACCCTCATTGTTGTCTAGATGATTCCCAGAACAGCCTCACTGAGGCAGCTCAAGGAAGTGCTCTCCTTTTTCTACACCATCCTCATGCTCATAGTCAATCCACTCCTCTACAGCCTGCGGAACAGGGAAGTCAAGGGGGCTCTTGGAAATGCACTCAgaaaaactgtggcctgcatcGAGAGCTCATACTAG